In Nitrospirota bacterium, the DNA window ACACGCTGGACGTCACCCCTCCTCCCTGGCGGGTGGACCTGGACAAGGAAATCGACCTTGTGGAGGAGGCGATCCGAATCTGTGGATACGAGCACATTCCCTCGGAGCTCCCCCCCACGCGGGTAAGATCCGCAGGTCCCGGCGTCGATCGGGCCTTGGAGCGTGAGATCCGTCAGAGGCTCGCGGCCTCCGGGTTTCAGGAAATCATCACGCCCTCCTTTTCTTCGCGGCACACTCTGGAAGTGCTCGCCGGGCGCACGGCGCCCCCGGACATGGAGCCCATCGAAATTCTCAATCCGCTCAGCGAAGAGCAGGGATACGTCCGTCCCTCGCTCCTGCCCTCGCTCATCGGGGTGATGGCCTACAACCTTCGCCACGGCCGGAAATCGGTGAAGCTGTTTGAAATCGGCTCCGTCTACTTATATAAGAAATCGAATCGAATGGTTGAAGAATCGCCCATAGCGTGCGCAGGACTCGCCCATGTGGGCGGGGCCCCGCGCGAATCGTTTCTCGAACTCAAGGGCGGAATCGAAACGCTCCTCGACGGGCTGGGTGTCCCTTCGGTTGCCTTCCGCGACAAACCGTCCGAACTCTATGCGCCGGAGGAGAGCATCGGGGTGTTTTCGAGCGACACGCTATTGGGATCGATGGGACTCATCCGGAAGAACGTGCTAGGCGCGCTGGACCTCGATGCGGAGGCTTGGGTGGCGGAGTTGGACGTGAGGGCGCTCCTCGGCGCCTGGCATCCTGTTCGCCACATCGCTTCGTTCTCAAGGTTCCCGTCCGTCGTCCGTGACCTTGCCTTGGTGGTGGATGAGCATGTGACGTGCGACGGTCTGCTGGCGGAGATCCGGGGGCAGTCGGTTCCTTTCTTGGAGAGCATCGAGCCCTACGATGAATACCGGGGATCCCAGGTGGCGCCGGGCAAGAAGAGCCTGGCGCTCCGGCTTACGTTTTCCCGTCAGGATCGGACGTTCACCGACGAGGAAATCCATCAGGCCCTGGGCCTTTTGGCGGAGGCCCTGAAATCGAAGGGCGCGGGTTTACGTGAAACCAATTCCGGGCTATACACGGGAAGCCGTGAATAGTGTTCCGGGGCGAAGCCGCCCGGGAACTTGAGGCTGCTAAAGGAGGTGAATTCGTGGGAAATACGTTGACCAAGGCGGACCTGATCGAGGGCATCCACCAGACCGTCGGGATTCCGCGGAGCGAGTCCGGGCGGATTGTGGAAAGGACGCTGGATGTGATCAAGAAATCGCTGGAAACCGGCGAGAAGGTGAAGATTTCCGGTTTTGGAAGTTTCGAGGTCCGGCACAAGAAGGCCCGGAAGGGACGCAACCCCAAGACCGCGGAAACCATCATCCTGCCGCCGCATCGCGTGGTGGTATTCAAGGCCAGCCACGTCCTCCGCAAATCGCTGAATCGTGCCTCCTAAGCGGCTACCGGACAAGGTTTACTACAGGATCGGTGAAATCAGCCGGTACACAGGACTGGAGCCTTACGTGTTGAGATACTGGGAAACGGAGTTCGAGCAATTGGCGCCGCAGAAGAGCGGAAGCCGGCAAAGGCTCTATCGGCGCCCGGACGTGGATTTGATCCTCCACATCAAGGAACTTCTCTACGAACAGGGCTACACGATCGAGGGAGCCAAGAAATCGCTGCACCGTCGCGCGAAGCCGGTGGGCACCGACCATCTTCCGGAGTCCGTTCGCGAAGGCCTTCGCACGATCCGGAGAGAACTGACCTCCATCATTGAAATCTTGAAAGAATCATAGAAGGATGGAACAATCCCGCCGAAAACGGCGGGAGGGTTCGGAGGAGTCACACATCATGGGAAAGACAAAGATCGGTATCAACGGGTTTGGCCGGATCGGCCGGTGCGTGGTGCGGGTCCTCACCGCCCAGAAGCGCGAACTGGAGGTCGTGGCGATCAACGATCTGTACGATACCGCGACCCTCGCCCACCTGCTCAAATACGATTCGATTCACGGACGGTTTCCGGGAGACATTCGCGCGGAGGGAAAGGCCCTCGTATTCAACGACCAGAAAGCCGTGATTACGGCGGAAAGAGACCCCGCGAAAATTCCATGGAAGGATCTGGGCGCGGACATTGTGCTGGAGAGCACCGGCCTGTTCACCGAGCGCGAAAAGGCAGAGGCGCACCTGAAAGCCGGCGCGAAAAAGGTCATCATCTCGGCCCCGGCGAAAAATCCGGACGCAACGTTTGTCATGGGCGTGAACCACAAAACGTTCGATCCCAAGAAACATCACGTCGTATCCAACGCCTCCTGCACCACGAACTGTCTCGCGCCCGTGGCTTGGACGCTCCTCAAAAATTTCGGAATCGTTCGGGGCCTTATGACCACCGTCCATTCCTACACCAACGACCAGCGTCTGCTGGATCTTCCGCACAAGGATCTTCGGCGGGCACGCGCGGCCGCCGCCTCGATGATTCCCACGAGCACAGGGGCCGCCAAGGCCATCCACCTCGTGATTCCGGAGTTGTCGGGGAAGCTGGACGGTCTGTCCATCCGGGTCCCGACCCAGAACGTTTCGGTGGTGGACCTCGTCGTCGAGACGGAGAAAGACACCTCCGTGGAGCAGGTGAACGCGGCGATGAAGGCCGCTTCCGAGAAGGATCTGAAGGGCATCATGGGCTTCGAGACCGAACCGCTTGTTTCCGTCGATTTCAACGGGGATGCGCGATCGGCCGTGGTGGATGCCGGATCCACCGCCGTGATCGGCAAGCGGATGGTGAAAGTGCTCGCGTGGTACGACAACGAGTGGGGATTCTCTAACCGGATGACGGATCTGACCGAATATGTCGCTCATCAAATATCTTGACGAAATCGACCTGAAGGCGAACCGCGTCCTCCTGCGCGCGGACCTCAACGTTCCCGTCGATTCGAGCGGACGGGTCACAGACGATACGCGCATCACCGCCGCGCTGGACAGCATCCGCTACATCCTGAATCGGCGTTGCAAGCTGACGATTTGTTCGCATCGTGGGAGGCCGAAGGATGGGCCGGACCCGAAACTGAGCCTGATGCCGGCGGCCGAAATGCTGTCCCGCCTCTTGGGCACGGAGGTCATCCTCTCGGATGAACCCGGGGGGGCGGCGGCGCTCCAGCAAGCCATGGCGCTCAAGCCCGACCAAGTCCTGCTCTTGGAGAATTTGAGATTCCATCCGGGCGAAAAGAAAAACGATCCGAAGTTTGTCGATTCGCTCGCCAAGTTCGGCGAGATATTTGTGAACGATGCCTTCGGAGTCGTCCACCGACCCCATGCCTCCGTGGTAGGCATCCCCAAAGTGGTGAAGAAATCGGTGGGAGGCTTTCTTCTCAAGCGCGAACTTTTCAAGCTCAGCCGTCTTCTCCAGGAGCCGGACCGCCCGTATCTCGCCGTTCTGGGCGGCGCGAAGGTGTCCGACAAGATCGGGCTAATCTACAACCTGGCGGACAAAGTGGACACGATCATCGTTGGCGGCGCCATGGCCTACACGTTCCTCAAGGCCCAGGGCATTTCCGTGGGGAAGTCGCTGGTGGAGGCCGACAAGCTGGCCGTGGCCGAGGAGATCATCCACCACTGCCGCCAACTGGGCGTCAATGTCCTTTTCCCGGTGGATCATCTGGTCACGGCGAAGATCGAGGACGAGGAGAAGGCCGAAGTGACGCGCGGCGCGGATATTCCGAACGGAATGACGGGTGTGGATATCGGACCCAAGTCGATCGACCTCTTCTGCCGGCATATCGCACGGGCGCGGACGATTTTTTGGAACGGTCCCATGGGCATTTTTGAAACGCAGGCGTACTCCAAGGGGACGATCACCCTGGCGCGCCGGATCGCAGAGTGCATGGCCTACACGGTGGGCGGCGGTGGCGACACCCTGGCGGGCGTCCGTCAGGCGGGCGTCATGGCGTGGTTCACGCACTTGTCCACGGGAGGCGGCGCGGCGATGGAGTTTCTCGAAGGGGCCGCCCTTCCGGGGCTGGTGGCGCTTGCCGATGCGGCGAAAAGGGATTCGGAAACCGACGGACCGGCGGCCACCGCCCGGGCGAACTGAAATTAAGAAGCGAACTCCCCTCATCTCGGGAAACTGGAAAATGGTTCCGACCCTTCAGGAAGGTCTCGCATTGGCCGAGCATCTCAAGAAAGAACTTCCCGCCCAGGGAAAAACCCGCGTGACCGTACATCCCCCCTTCCCGGGGCTGAAACCGGTGGGACAGATCCTTGCCGGCAGCCGCATCGGGCTTGGGGCGCAGGATATGCACTGGGAGGAGAAGGGCGCCTACACCGGTGAAGTATCGGCGCCGATGTTGATGGAGGTGGGATGCCAGTATGTCATCATCGGCCACTCGGAACGTCGCCAGTTTTTCGGGGAAACCAATGAGACGGCCTCGAAAAAGGTTGCCTCCGCGGTGAAGCATGGGCTTTGTCCCATCCTGTGCGTCGGGGAGACCTTGGAGGAACGCAAGAAAGGGAATACTCTGGCCAAAGTGGAGTCCCAGGTACGAGAAGGATTGGCCGGCATTGCCCAAGCGGGGCCGGTCGTGCGCTTCGTCATGGCCTATGAGCCTGTCTGGGCCATCGGAACGGGCGTGACTCCGAAACCGGAGGAAGCGCAGGAAGTCCACGGCTTGATTCGACGCACGCTCCAGAGCCTGATGGGAGCGGCCGCCGAGACCGTTCCCATTCAATACGGCGGGAGCGTGACGCCGGAGAATGCGGGGCCATTTCTCGGACAGGCGGACATCGATGGAGCACTGGTAGGGGGCGCCAGTTTGAAAGCGGAGAGTTTTCTGAAAATTATTATGACAGCGGAGGCACTGACATGACGGCCATCTTGATTACGATCCACATTCTCAGCGCGCTGGTGCTGGTTCTGAGCATTCTCCTTCAGCCCGGCCGAAGCTCCGGGTTCAGCGTGACCTTCAGTGAGACGGCCACGGCGATCTTCGGCGGAAAGGGAGCCACCAGCTTTCTGGAGAAGGTTACCGCCGGCGCGGCGGCCGTGTTCATTCTCACTTCCGTGACGCTGGCGATCCGAATGGGTCGGGGCGGGGGCGGCAGCGTGATGCAAGACGTGAAGACTCCGCCTCCCGTTACGGCCCCCGAGGCCTTGCCAGTACCCACTTCACCTTCGGCGGTGAATCCGCCCGCAGCAGCACCGCCGTCGGCTACCCCCGAGGCATCGCCGCCCGCCGTGGAAGGATCCCAGGCGCCGGCAGCTCCAGCGCCACCCGCCCAAGCCCCCGTCGCCCCACCGCCATCGGCACCGCGGTAGGAGGCGGTCCCCGCGTCGTTGACACGATTGTCTTCGACCTGGACGGGACTCTCATCGATTCGCGGGAGGACATTGCCATCGCCGTGAACCACACGCTCGAGCATTTCGGCTACCGTAAGCTCGACCACGAAACAATCTACACCTTCATCGGGCGCGGTGCTGGCCCACTGCTCCAGGACAGTCTGAAAGCCATCGGCATCGACTTGGAGAACGTGAATCCGGCCATGTTTGAGACCGGCCGCTCGATCTTTATCCAGTTCTATTCGGATCACCTCCTGGATCACACCCGCCTCTACGAAGGGGTCTTGGACGTGCTGACGCATTTTCAGAAGAAGAAGCTGGCCGTCCTGTCCAACAAGCCGGAAGTCCTTTCAAAGAAGATTCTTGAGGGGCTGAACATCGCCGGCTATTTCCAGCAAATCTTTGGAGGCGAAAGTCTGCCGTACAAGAAACCGGACCCCAAAGCTCTGCTGGAGGCCATGGAACGAATCGGTGCGGTTCCGGCCTCCACCGCCTTTGTCGGGGACAGCACGATCGACTTGGAAACGGGCGCCGGCGCCGGCGTCTTCACCTGCGGAGTAACCTACGGTCTCGGCCACCCCGAAGACATCCGCGCACGCTGCCCGGACGTCCTCCTTGAAAAAATAACCGATCTGCCACAGTATCTCGCCTGATGCGTTCGGACATCTGCGTAGGGGAGGGTCTTCAGACCCTCCCGCAAAGAGGGAGCATCCAAGGATGCTCCGCTACGAGGAGGCACACCTACACCTATGGACACGGAGCGTAAAGTCCTAATTCTTGGGTCCGGGTGCGCCGGGCTGACGGCGGCGATCTACACGGCCCGGGCAAATCTCAAGCCGCTGGTGATCGAAGGGCTTCAGCCGGGCGGCCAACTGGCGACCACGACCGAAGTGGAGAACTTCCCCGGCTTCGAGCACGGCGTCCAGGGTCCCGACTTGATGACCACAATGCGGGCGCAGGCCAAACGCTTCGGAACCGAGATCGTGATGGACGAGATCACCGCAGTGGATCTCAAGGCCCGACCGTTTCGAGTGATCGGCGGCGAGGGCGAAACACGGTGCGAGAGTCTTATCATTGCCACCGGCGCCTCGGCCAAGATGATCGGACTGGACAAAGAAAAGAAGCTGATCGGTCGGGGCGTGTCCACCTGTGCCACCTGCGATGGCGCGTTCTTCAAGAACAAGCCCATCGTGGTGGTTGGGGGGGGGGATTCGGCGATGGAAGAGGCGATCTTCCTGACGCGGTTCGGCAGCTCGGTCGTTGTGGTCCATCGCCGGGACAAACTCCGCGCATCGAAAATCATGCAGGATCGGGCATCGAAAAATCCCAAGATCACATTCGCCTGGAACAGCGTGGTGGAGGACATTAAGGACCAAGGCGGCAAGGTTGGCGGGGTGGTGCTTCGAAATATCGTCACGAAAGAACTGACGGAGACACCTTGCGAGGGCCTCTTCGTCGCCATCGGTCACAAGCCGAACTCCGAGCTGTTCAAAGGTGTCCTCGACATGGATGAAGTCGGCTACCTCAAGACGGTGAATGGCACGAGCGCGACGAAAATTCCCGGTGTCTTCGCGGCGGGCGACGTGGTCGACCGCCGCTACCGTCAAGCCGTGACCGCCGCCGGCATGGGCTGCATGTCCGCCATCGACGCCGAACGTTATCTGGAGTCGCTTGAATAGGCTCTTGCCCCGAGTTGTTTACCTGGGGCCTGACGGAAGTTTTTCATCGATTGCCGCGCGGCGTCTGTTTCGTGACGGGGCCGCGTATCGTCCGGTCTCCCGCATCCGGATCGCCTTTCGGAAATACTATGACGGCGATGCGGACTTCGTGGTGGCTCCCATCGAAAGCTCCCAAGGCGGTACGATTCATGAAACCATTTCCGAACTGTGCCGAGGGTCCATCGGCTCCTCCGAATCGCGCATCGTTTGCGAAGTCGATCTTCATGTCCGTCTGGCGCTCCTGGCCAGGGGAACCGCCAAGAGCATCCGGATCGTCTATTCGCATCCGCAGGGGATTTACCGGGCGCAGGAATGGCTGGATCGGCACGCGCGAGACGTGAAAGTGGTCGAGGTTTCAAGCACGGCTCTTGCCGCGAAGAAAGCCGCGCAGAATGTCCGCTCCGCAGCGCTGGCCAGCCGGGATACGGCGGCGATGTTCCGGCTGAAAGTCTTGAATCCTTCCATCGGACGGCCGGCCCCAACGACGTTCGTATTGGTGGGACGGAGTCCATTGCGGGGCGGGAGTGACAAGTCCCGCAAGTTCCGGACGTCGATGGTGTTTACGCTCAAACACCGACCTCAATCTCTGGCCCGCGCCCTGATGATTCCGGGGAAACGACATCTAAACCTCACGCGCGTCCTCTCCATTCCGATTCCGGAGGCGCCCGGCGAGTACATGTTTCTCGCGGAAATGCAGGGGCGCCAGGGCGATCCGGCGGTGGATGCCTCGCTCCGCGACCTGACCCGGGCTTCCACAACGCTGAAGGTTCTGGGCTCCTATCCGTTCGTCCAGTTGGCATGAACCGACTCCGAAGAATAATTGGAATCGCTTGGTTGAGCGCGACGGTTCTCTCCGGTTGCGGCGGCGGTGATTCCGAAGAGGCGGAAATATCCCTCCCGGTCGCGGCGCGGCCACTGATCGAGGGAGTGTTCAAGAGTTCTGAGGGGATCGCCTTCGATTCCAAAGGCCGACTTCTCGTCACGGCAGACAAGGCGCTGTGGGAAATCAAGCCGGAGGGCACGACAAACAAGATTGTGAGCCTCAAGGGGCCGATCGGGATAGCCCATGACGGCTCCGGCTCCATCCTCGTGGCGGAAAGCGGCGATACCTTCGGCGGGCCGGAGCCACGGGCGAAGGACGGCGCGGTTTTAAGGGTGAGCGAGGAGGGTGCGGTCTCGACGCTGACCACCGATATCCCCGACCCGAATTTCATTCTTGTGCGGAAGGACGGCAGCCTGTTGGTATCGGACGACATGGGCGATGTGATCTATTCGGTCCCGAAGGATGGAGGGACGGCATCTGTTTTCCTCAAGGGACTTGCTGCGCCGAATGGAATGGTCTTCTCGCTCGACGCCTCAGAGCTGTTTGTCGCTCAAAGTTTTTCCGAGGCGGGGAGCCTCGCGCCGGATTCGCGCGTGTGGCGGGTGCCGATGGCCTCTTCCGATTCTCCGGGCGCTCCGGCCCTGCTGGCGAAGTTGCCGGACTTGGCGACGAATGACGGTTTGGCGATGGATGAGAAAGGGCGAGTATACGTGGCCGCCAATATTATTGGGAAGATTTATCGGATCGATCCGAAATCGCCCGACCCCGTGGTCGTGGCCTCCGGCATCCAAGGCGTCGCCAGCCTCGCCTTCGGGCGCGGCAAGGGCTTCAGCGAAACCTCACTTTTTGTCACCCAGCTCTTCGGCGGCGGCGTCTACGAACTCCCGCTCGGTGTGAAGAGCGCGTCGATTCCCTAAGGGATTGCGAGAAAACAAAGTTCACATGTTGGGCCGGCATCCGGCCTTCGCAGCCGCTTGGGCGGAGCGGGCAGCCGCCCCCTACGAAGGATCTCCTATCTTGGTAGGGGAGCAGCTTTAGCTGCTCCCTCTTCTCTTGGGAGGACCTAAAGGTCCTCCCCTACCCGATCGGTCTTGGCCGCCCTCTTCGTGCGATTGAGTAGCTTGTTTCCTCGCAATCCCTGATCGGCTGGGTGGCTCAGTCGCAGTTCTTGCCGTCGCGGCGGCGGATTTCGGGTGCGGTGTTGGGCGGGGTCCAGCCGTTGGAATCTACATCCAAGTAAAGCGGGCCGGTGACGGCGAAGGCGATCGCGCCGGGATAGACCGGATCGAGGGTGTTGGCAGATTCCAGTCCTTCTTCCACCCTTGTCTCGATGTTGTACCAGGCGTCGGCGGAAGGCGAGACCGTCACGTCACAATCGAATCGCTTCGTGCCTGTGGCCGATTGCGCGCACTGGCTCATTTCTTTCGATTTCGACGTGTAGAGGGTCTTGCCATTTTCATTGATTCGGAAATCCAACTTGCCCATCCAAGTGGGGGCATGGATCTCGAATTGGAGTCGCGCGAACTTGGCCTTAAGTGTATCCCCGATCCCCTTGGAGACATCGATGAACTGGCCATGCACGAGTCTGACCCTGATAAAAGGCCCTCCCGAAACGATGTAATTCCGGCAGGGCTCCTTTCCAGCCTCCACGCCCTCGCAGGTGAGCCGCTTGATCAACTCTTCGTCCGTGAACAGTTTGGGCGCGTTGACCGAGACCGGTACGCCGACGTAGGTACGGCCATATCCCGGCTCGCCGTTGAGCCGGTGGTGGGAATCGCTGACGGCCACTCCAACGGTTTTTCCCCCAAAGTTCAGTTGGCCGTACCAGATGGTGAGCTCGCTCAGCCAGTTGTCCTTGCCTTTTCCGTTGATGATCTCCATGAGTTCGTAGTTGTCCGAGTAGAGAGGGTCGGCAGCCGTGTGGGTCGCGGGATCGTAGCCCCGCCAGCAGAAGTAGCCGTCATCGCCGCCGTGATTGATCTGGATGACCTTGGCGAGAAGTTTCTCGCGGGCGTACTTGAAGATCGATGCGGGCG includes these proteins:
- the pheT gene encoding phenylalanine--tRNA ligase subunit beta; translated protein: MKVLWSWLKEVSGLEIEPEEAARRLTLAGLEVDSVLPIDEEKQSDALLDVNVTPNRPDCLSVAGLGRELRVLFGRGRPATTPVKLKEGSVRTAGRASVKIACPRECPRYTGRVILNVSIGPSSPLIAYRLQKMGLRPINNVVDVTNYILLEMGQPLHAFDLALIEGGKIIVRRQGGPGNFITLDGQQRELADGDVLICDAERPVALGGIMGGMNTEIRATTRDVFLESAYFDPATIRRTAKRLKILTESSFRFERGVDVEGVPVALDRAAALLQENAGGEICPGALDVYPKPIKRKRLRFDVAAVERHTGVKLQAKPCEKMFGQLGMKVRRRSPNTLDVTPPPWRVDLDKEIDLVEEAIRICGYEHIPSELPPTRVRSAGPGVDRALEREIRQRLAASGFQEIITPSFSSRHTLEVLAGRTAPPDMEPIEILNPLSEEQGYVRPSLLPSLIGVMAYNLRHGRKSVKLFEIGSVYLYKKSNRMVEESPIACAGLAHVGGAPRESFLELKGGIETLLDGLGVPSVAFRDKPSELYAPEESIGVFSSDTLLGSMGLIRKNVLGALDLDAEAWVAELDVRALLGAWHPVRHIASFSRFPSVVRDLALVVDEHVTCDGLLAEIRGQSVPFLESIEPYDEYRGSQVAPGKKSLALRLTFSRQDRTFTDEEIHQALGLLAEALKSKGAGLRETNSGLYTGSRE
- a CDS encoding integration host factor subunit alpha — protein: MTKADLIEGIHQTVGIPRSESGRIVERTLDVIKKSLETGEKVKISGFGSFEVRHKKARKGRNPKTAETIILPPHRVVVFKASHVLRKSLNRAS
- a CDS encoding MerR family transcriptional regulator produces the protein MVPPKRLPDKVYYRIGEISRYTGLEPYVLRYWETEFEQLAPQKSGSRQRLYRRPDVDLILHIKELLYEQGYTIEGAKKSLHRRAKPVGTDHLPESVREGLRTIRRELTSIIEILKES
- the gap gene encoding type I glyceraldehyde-3-phosphate dehydrogenase, translating into MGKTKIGINGFGRIGRCVVRVLTAQKRELEVVAINDLYDTATLAHLLKYDSIHGRFPGDIRAEGKALVFNDQKAVITAERDPAKIPWKDLGADIVLESTGLFTEREKAEAHLKAGAKKVIISAPAKNPDATFVMGVNHKTFDPKKHHVVSNASCTTNCLAPVAWTLLKNFGIVRGLMTTVHSYTNDQRLLDLPHKDLRRARAAAASMIPTSTGAAKAIHLVIPELSGKLDGLSIRVPTQNVSVVDLVVETEKDTSVEQVNAAMKAASEKDLKGIMGFETEPLVSVDFNGDARSAVVDAGSTAVIGKRMVKVLAWYDNEWGFSNRMTDLTEYVAHQIS
- a CDS encoding phosphoglycerate kinase, with protein sequence MSLIKYLDEIDLKANRVLLRADLNVPVDSSGRVTDDTRITAALDSIRYILNRRCKLTICSHRGRPKDGPDPKLSLMPAAEMLSRLLGTEVILSDEPGGAAALQQAMALKPDQVLLLENLRFHPGEKKNDPKFVDSLAKFGEIFVNDAFGVVHRPHASVVGIPKVVKKSVGGFLLKRELFKLSRLLQEPDRPYLAVLGGAKVSDKIGLIYNLADKVDTIIVGGAMAYTFLKAQGISVGKSLVEADKLAVAEEIIHHCRQLGVNVLFPVDHLVTAKIEDEEKAEVTRGADIPNGMTGVDIGPKSIDLFCRHIARARTIFWNGPMGIFETQAYSKGTITLARRIAECMAYTVGGGGDTLAGVRQAGVMAWFTHLSTGGGAAMEFLEGAALPGLVALADAAKRDSETDGPAATARAN
- a CDS encoding triose-phosphate isomerase; amino-acid sequence: MRRKGIRKPTDRRPPPGRTEIKKRTPLISGNWKMVPTLQEGLALAEHLKKELPAQGKTRVTVHPPFPGLKPVGQILAGSRIGLGAQDMHWEEKGAYTGEVSAPMLMEVGCQYVIIGHSERRQFFGETNETASKKVASAVKHGLCPILCVGETLEERKKGNTLAKVESQVREGLAGIAQAGPVVRFVMAYEPVWAIGTGVTPKPEEAQEVHGLIRRTLQSLMGAAAETVPIQYGGSVTPENAGPFLGQADIDGALVGGASLKAESFLKIIMTAEALT
- the secG gene encoding preprotein translocase subunit SecG, whose amino-acid sequence is MTAILITIHILSALVLVLSILLQPGRSSGFSVTFSETATAIFGGKGATSFLEKVTAGAAAVFILTSVTLAIRMGRGGGGSVMQDVKTPPPVTAPEALPVPTSPSAVNPPAAAPPSATPEASPPAVEGSQAPAAPAPPAQAPVAPPPSAPR
- a CDS encoding HAD-IA family hydrolase codes for the protein MAARRGRIPGAGSSSATRPSPRRPTAIGTAVGGGPRVVDTIVFDLDGTLIDSREDIAIAVNHTLEHFGYRKLDHETIYTFIGRGAGPLLQDSLKAIGIDLENVNPAMFETGRSIFIQFYSDHLLDHTRLYEGVLDVLTHFQKKKLAVLSNKPEVLSKKILEGLNIAGYFQQIFGGESLPYKKPDPKALLEAMERIGAVPASTAFVGDSTIDLETGAGAGVFTCGVTYGLGHPEDIRARCPDVLLEKITDLPQYLA
- the trxB gene encoding thioredoxin-disulfide reductase — translated: MDTERKVLILGSGCAGLTAAIYTARANLKPLVIEGLQPGGQLATTTEVENFPGFEHGVQGPDLMTTMRAQAKRFGTEIVMDEITAVDLKARPFRVIGGEGETRCESLIIATGASAKMIGLDKEKKLIGRGVSTCATCDGAFFKNKPIVVVGGGDSAMEEAIFLTRFGSSVVVVHRRDKLRASKIMQDRASKNPKITFAWNSVVEDIKDQGGKVGGVVLRNIVTKELTETPCEGLFVAIGHKPNSELFKGVLDMDEVGYLKTVNGTSATKIPGVFAAGDVVDRRYRQAVTAAGMGCMSAIDAERYLESLE
- a CDS encoding SMP-30/gluconolactonase/LRE family protein, with translation MSATVLSGCGGGDSEEAEISLPVAARPLIEGVFKSSEGIAFDSKGRLLVTADKALWEIKPEGTTNKIVSLKGPIGIAHDGSGSILVAESGDTFGGPEPRAKDGAVLRVSEEGAVSTLTTDIPDPNFILVRKDGSLLVSDDMGDVIYSVPKDGGTASVFLKGLAAPNGMVFSLDASELFVAQSFSEAGSLAPDSRVWRVPMASSDSPGAPALLAKLPDLATNDGLAMDEKGRVYVAANIIGKIYRIDPKSPDPVVVASGIQGVASLAFGRGKGFSETSLFVTQLFGGGVYELPLGVKSASIP